The following nucleotide sequence is from Leucoraja erinacea ecotype New England chromosome 2, Leri_hhj_1, whole genome shotgun sequence.
GGTCTCAAACTTCTTTCTTCCAATGGAAGAAAATAGTAAACTTATCCAGTTTTTTACAGCTGAAATTCCTTATCCCTGGAATTATATCAGTGAAACTTTTCAGCATCAGTTTCTTCAAATTTAGGACCTTCAACTGAGTTAATTTAAATTTGATGAGATCATAAACAATGTGATGATGTCACTGATTTTCTTCCCATGTCATAAAGCTTTGAAGTTAACATGATGTTATCAGAGTTGGTTAGGACTTGTGATTAAGATTTGCAACGTGGACGCCAGAGGAGGAGGAAATTATGGACGAATATGGACCCAGGTTACGGAAACTTGAGGGCAAGAAAGCCCTACGTGCCATTGAAGGCCAACAGACCTGTGCATATGATCAACGTCAGTAGTTCATTTCTGTGTGGTGTTTATTGGCACAGatttggttggctgaagggcctattcttgtgctgtactattctgtgtGTTCTATGTTCAGTCATTCATAGATTTCTTCAATAGCATTTACCAGACCTTGTCCTTCATTGTATAGAAGTACGAAGGATTggaacactgcaacctccaagtTATCTACTAGTATTTTTCCAGTCCATTATGGACATATTGCTGCACTTTGATTGTCACTATGCCAAGATTGTAGAACTCTCTAATATTATTATAGAAATACTATCACCAAAAAGAAATAGAGGTCAAGGATTGCTCAATGACCTCTCCAAAGTCAAGTTTGGATTTCCTAAATACTGGCATTGTCAGTGATGTCCGCATGCGatcaaagaattaaaaaaaaattgtggacttggactgttttctcagGAGTGTTTGAGGCTGTCAGACGACTTGTTataagtatatataattatgagaggcacagatggaCTAGAATCTTTtatctagggtggaaatgtcaaatattggagggcataggttcaaacTGAGAATTTATTTAACAAGTGGCCCATCAAACAATCATGTCCATGAGAACATTAGCTATTTTTGGTGTCATTTTAGTTGAGCGATGAATTAGAACATCAGGGAGAACTCTTCTTTGAATGCCAAGATTGCTTAAAGATCATATCTGCTTTCACTACCTTCACTGGCAGCATCTTCCAGGCACTTCCCATTCTAGGTAGAAAACTTGCCTCACAGATCAttgttaaactttccccctctcactttaaacctctgacctccagtatttgatatttccatcctggaaaataaACTCAAGTCTATCTGTGCTTCGCATAATTTTGTATAGTTCTATCAAGTGGTCTTTCAGCCTCTAACACTCCTGAGAAAACAgtgcaagtttatccaacctctgctTACAGTTAATACTCAAATCCAAACACCTGTTGAACTTCTTCAGAACTCTCTCCAAAGCTTCCTTCCTAAAGTATGGCAACCAGCGCAGCATATaccactccaaatgtggccaaactaAAGTTTTATAAGCTGCAACAATGTTCACATTGAACATAATGCCAGGTTAATCTAATCACCTCTGCCTGTGTGTAATccgtatctctccattccctgtatagccatatgtctatctaaaaggctcttaaatgccactatagtatttgcctccaccaccaccccaggcagcacattccaggcacccaccactttcagTGCAAAAAGCCTCCCCCATTTATGATCTTTAAAAGTTCTCCCTCtggccttaaagctatgccctctagtctttgaaattGTTACCCTGGGAAATGTAACTATTCACGAGAGATTGCGTTAGATATTTAAAAACTAAATAACAGAAAATACTCGATATATATGGAGCAGGTCAGTTAACATTTAGGGAAAGAAAAATTGAATTAAAAGGGTGGATTCTCTGGTATGCCGCCACCACGTGAACCAAGACATATCCCATGGAAATCCCTTTTCCAATGTTATGAGCCTAAGCAATGTGTGTTAAAGACTGCCTGTGCACTGTGAATTCCAACAGGGAAGAATGATCTTCAGCAGAATTTCCAATTCTCACTTTGcacaaaaaaaaattctgatcaATGGTCTTCCACTTGAGGCATTAACGGTtttaccttccacagatgctgcctgactttctaAGTTTTTCCATAACTTTTATCATTTTTTCTCCAGCATGTGCAGATGTTTTATTGTCAGCGTGGAGTTCTTGCATTAAAGCCAATGGAGCCTGTCAGCCCTCCCATACTCCATAATTTGCCTTAATCATTGCTGCCCACTAAAGTTGCTTGATTTTTCATCAACTACTATATTTCAATGGCATGACTCTTCACGTTTTAGCCCTGTTCCATTCTTCATACTATATATTTTTTCTGTGTTTTGTTTCTTTCTGTTTCAGACTGTAAAGGTCCTTGGGCATCAGTTGCCAGATAAATGTGGATTTTCTTGTTGTTGTCCACTTCCTGAATTATTTTCCTAAGGCTCACATTTTTGAAACTGCTTTTTTGTTCAGCCTTTCCTGTACTTAAATATCTTGTATGGGTCTTGCATGAGTCCTTTTCAACAGAGGACCATAATCCAATTTTGTCCATACGTTGCAAAACACAGTGTCACTCGATATGGGACCCATACCTCCATGGTAACATAATGAATGGTGTTGATAAGGGTCAATTaacatgaaaatgtatttcatgtCTTCCTTTGTTTATTTACGATAGAAAATCAGGATCCCTACAATCAATGGGTAGCTTTGACAAGCTTGAAGTATTAGTGACTGCAACATTCTTCAATGGAGTGTTATTCCACAAGTATCAATGGAAGCGAGgacggacacacaatgctggagtaacttagcgggtcagacaacatccctggaggatatggattggtgacgtttcaggtcgggacccatctagtcccaagaagggtcctgaccctaaacgtcacttaTCCTTGTACTCCAGGGATATGCTGCCTGAGGgtccagatccgaaacgtcacccatccatgttctatactgctgctgcctgacctgctgaactactccagaattttgtgtttttccttggtaaactgcatctgcagttccttgtttctattaatAGAAGCCTTGCTTGACAATTTCCAAAGCAACTCTTCTAAGTGTGAAACAGGCAGCCTAGGTTCTAAAGAGACAATGTTGTCGGATTCTTGTGAGGAGTTTACATGTAAATAGTTTTTATTTGTTCAATGGTTCCTGTTTCAATTGAATAACATTTATGAGAACTTGTTTATCTGGATAAGGTGTACATAAGTAGGATTTGTAACCAAGAGATCATTTTGTTCCTAGTGAAAAAAGATTTCAATATCCAAAGTGATGAAGAAGATGAGCCGCCATATTTACCATCGGCTAAAATATTCGCAGAAATGCTAGAAATGAGGAAAGTACAACGTCAGTATGCGGAAACAATTAAAGAGTTGGATAAGAAAGTTGCGGATCTTAGAAAGGACTTGGCATGTCGATTTATCTCGGGTGAAAGGCGGAAGGAACTGGGAGATGCATTGGAAGCACAGATTGCGCACCGCAAGGAAGCAAGGACCACATTGTTCGAGATAATGGCAAAACAGGTGGAAAtggcagagagaaaaaaacaattgGAAGCACAAGAAGCTGTAGAACTAGGTGAGTTATGAATGGACACATGCATGAATGAATTATACTTTTTTGTCACGTACTTATGAtacctgggtacagtgaaatgctttgttttgtgtaCAACCTAGGCAGTATACAAGTGTTGGCCCTGAAAAGGTTACATAAGTACCAAACTCACACAGGATGAATGTTAAAACATGATTTAGAGACGTTTTTGCCAACCATAAACCATTCATTGGCATTAATCCTACATAAATCCAATTTTATTCCCATAAACTCACTCCAGATTCACCCACTCGCCTCTACATGGAGGGCTGTTTATAACAGCCAATTCACCCACCAAAATTAGCATTTTTGCCAATGTCAGTATTCAATTGGAGTTGCCAGTTTCCACAAATCCAAGAGGTCCAAGTTAATTGACATTGTTCTCTCTTCCACCATGATGAATCCTATTAATTGTCCTGTGCCACTCTGAACTTCAACACATATGCTTCAATGCTCCAGTGCAATCCAAGCACCCTTTCCATAGGCAGATTTTTTTTGTCCAAGtccaactccctggtctcctTGGCTCTGGTTTCTTGTGGAATGGATGCCAATACAGCATggttgttgctgatccactttgaCAGCATGAATCCTCCCATTTGGCAGAGGGTAGTCAGGTGTGTTACCATTCGAGCTGCTTCCTGTTCCGAAGGCATGGACTTTAAACAATCATCTACAGAGAAGTTGTTCTTTACTGTGTTTGTCACGTCTGCTGATAAATGAACTTTGCTGTTTCCTCTCAGGGGACCATAGATGATCCACCCCAGTAAGGTCCTCATGGCATATGATCCATCCCCTTAGCTGTTAACCAGCTCCTAAAGTTCCAATACCTTTGGAGAATTTGTTCCATGAATAGGTCAATGCCAGAGTCTATTTTAGGAATTGTGATATCGTTCAAATAAGGCCATTGTATCAGGTCTTCCTGTCTGGGAATGTTTAACTGAGAAACAGGCAAGGTCTTATGTGTGAACACAGCAGATAGTTGTATAAAATCGTCTTTGACCAAACATTTCCAAACCTGAGATATGATGACTGATCACAGGCATCTCTTGATTCATGATGCGCAAGAGAATCTTAGTCTTTTATCCTGTAATGTTCAGCCTTCTCAAcaagctttctgtgcaaaaggtagttgaacttccatgatccaaaaatgcatatgtttgtaACACTGTGTCTCCCTTGTGGCTCTTTACCTATACTGGTATGATGGAGAGGATGCAGGTTTCATCACCGGCCCCAATATGCCCACacatctgagatgaggaaacagcatCACTCAGTTGGCTTCTCATTTTGTTCTGTACGCTCCAGCTTCTTCTCTGTGTTCTTTTGTTCAACATGAAGTATTTCAGGATGATCTTGGTTGCACACATCACAAGTCATGCAGACTGCTCATGTGTCCTTTCTTCAAACATCCAAAGCAGACTCCCTTCtcctttaattgtaattgtaattgtaaatctttattgtcatttcctgagtattggcatacccagaggaaacaaaaaaacattgctcaatcagtttgcattaaaaaataaataggaattaaaattaaaaaatacatgtcatgaacaaatttaacactctactaaacattcaacagccgttccgaccggcagcggcacaacagtggctctgctgcagtgtgggggtttgtgcgcgatacttggcagggggcaaagtccatttaacagtcttatagccttaAGTTACAGTCTTACAGTCTTAAGAAGTCTATCCTTTCACTGTGCCCCTTGGCACTGCCCCAATGTGTGCCCACTTCTTCTTGATCTCTTGGCCTCGAGTATACTGATCCATGCATTAACTGCTGCCAGCTCCGTCTCTAGTTCCAGCCATTCCATCTCTCTTTTCAACTGCTGCTGTTTTGCCTCAGTCTCTCTTCAAGCCGCAGGCGCAGCTTCAAGCCACAGTCAGCTTCAAGCCGCAGGCACGGTGCGGACTTGAACATCGCTATCCCTGTATATGCTTACAAGCTGGATAGAATTCAAAACAACTGAGCGGGAATTCAAAACAACAAATATCGTAGTGATTCTCAATGTCACTTCTCAAATCTCCACAGTAACAGCCATTTTCCAATACACCTTATCTTTAAGCAGCTGCTTTCCAACACAGCTTAAGGCAGTACATTCAGCTGAACGTTAGCCTTCCCAATAAAGCATAATGCAGTACGTACTCACTATTCCCTGCGTGTTGGCTTTGAAGTCTTCAATCTTCATTAGTTCGAATAGCGCAGGTGGCGAATAGCGCAGGTGTATTGTTTCAGAGCGGCGACGTcaggcttataaccatataaccatataacaatttacagcacggaaacaggccatctcgacccttctagtccgtgccgaacacgtattctcccctagtcccatacacctgcgttcagaccataaccctccattcctttcccgtccatataactatccaatttatttttaaatgatagaaacaaacctgcctccaccaccttcactggaagctcattccacacagccaccactctctgagtaaagaagttccccctcatgttacccctaaacttctgtcccttaattctcaagtcatgttcccttgtttgaatcttccctactgtcagtgggaaaagcttatccacgtcaactctgtctatctctctcataattttaaagacctctatcaagtccccccttaaccttctgcgctccaaagaataaagccctaacttgtacaACCTTTCAAAAGGCTTGTGAAATAAAATAATCCTTTGTTCCCCGGGTTCACAAGCCCAGTTTTACTCATAAAGAAAAGTTCTTACTttaatgtaatggcaatttcCAACTTTTCCAAAGTCCATCTTTccattgccattactacacaggcaggcagacaggcaggcaggagtGAACTTACACAGATTACGTAAAAAACTAATCTTCCAGTCATTATTTtcagtttaattgattctttattgaagtagttgtacaaacaaagaaatGATTCCTACCAGGTACTCTTTCTTCTCATACAAGCTGTAACTTTCCATTCTTTCTCCTCTGATTTCACTCATCTGTTTTCTATCATCTGAAAAGAACTGTGTACTCTCTCCCCCTTGCCTGGTCTGATCTAGTCACTTCCTGTGGCTATGCTAAAGTCCTACCTAGCATCAAGAGCCCATCCCCAAGTGTTCAAACTAACactgctagaaatatctagacaaaataatataatatgccaacagtagtgAGCCTAAACCTAAATGGCTCCGAGGGACAGGCCACAGCccctaaaactaaaagagaaggcagataacattgcaaagattagtgggaagccagaggatttagAGTATTTTGAAGAACAACAGAGGGTAACTAAAAGGGTAATACAGGGagcaaagatgaaatacgaagttTAACCtgctaataatataaaagaggatagcaagaatttcttcagttatataaagagtaaggaAGAGGCAACAGTGGACGTTGGAGCGCTGGAAAATAATGCAGGAGaaatgataatggggaataaggaaatggcggAGGAGTTGAATAaagtttgcatcagtcttcactatGGAAGATACCAGCAATGTGCCTaaaattcaagagagtcgggggtggaagttagtggagtggctattactaaggaAGCTGAaagaaggtggataagtcacctgcaccagaaggactgcaccctagggtccTGAAttaggtggctttagagattgtggaggcattaataTTGctgtttcaagaatcactagagtcaggagtggttccagatgattggaaaattgtcaATATTACCCCACTGCACAAGAAGGGGAGCAAAGCAAAATAGCGGGAACaataggccggttagcctgactttggtagttggtaagattttagaatcCAGTATAATGCATTGacgttacggagtacttagaagttcacgctAAAATAGGCCAGTCAGCCTGGATTTATGAAGGATTGCCTGaggaatctgctggaattctttgaagaagtaaatagcaggatagacaaaggtgaGTCGGAAGATGTTGTATACCTAGATTTACAAAAAACCTTTGACAATGTGCCACATGGGAGGCTGCTAAGGATTATGAAAGTCCatagtatcaaagggcagatacgagCATGGACATCGGGTTGGttgaatggcagaagacaaagagtggcaataaagggggctattTCTGgctggctgccagtgaccagcAGAGTtttgcagggctcggtgctggggctgctgatcttcacattgtatattaatgatttggatgaaggaactgaaggctttgtggccaagtttgcggatgatacgaaaataggttgaggggcaggtagtgcagagaaagcaggaactctgcagaaggagtTGGTTAGGTTGGAAgaatgggcaaagaagtggcagatggactatagtgtagcaaagtgtggagtcatgcatgatgcaaagggacttgggagtgctggtgcaggattccccaaaagttaatctgcaagttgaatcggtagtgaagaaagaaaactcaatgctagcaattatttcggagggcttgtatacaaaaacagggatgtaatgctgaggctctctataaggcgctggtcaggccacatttggaatattgtgagcaatgttgggcaccatatctgaggaaggatgtactggtactgtagagggtccagaggaggtttacaatatgagtaggttaacctatgatgagcgcttgacggcactgggcctgcactcgctggaatttagaagaatgaggggggtacgtctttgaaatgcacagcacagtgaaaggcttggatagagtggatatggagaggatgtttccacttgttggagaatctaggactagaggtcacattcagaattaaaggatgttcttttaggaaggtgatgaggaggaatttctttaatcagcgggtggtgaatctgtggaattctttgccacataaggctgtggaggtaaagtcaatggatatatttaaggcagagatagatagtgtaAAAGTTCGTTAGAAGACAATGAaaccatgattcaatggtggagtagacttgatgtgccaaatggcctaattctgctcctaccaccagaattaggccatctagcacatcaagtctactccaccattgaatcatggctgatctatctctcccttctgccttctcctgccttcttcccttaacccctgacatccatacaaatcaagaatctattgtgAAGGAGAAATTTAAAACGCTTATCTTATAATTTTATGAAATccagggcacagggagaacattcatactccatacaggcagcaggcaaaatcagaattgaacctaggtctctaactctaccagctgcaccactgtgccactccactTGTTTCAGATCTTTTCTATTGCATATGCTAAAAAAATATCCTTGAAACACATTGATAATCCTGTaatttgaacagatatatggtTGGCTTGAGAgttgaggggctgtcccacttcggcgacctaattggcgagtttagaagagtttaggaaaaaatgttatgttgaagaccagcttcgattaGTTACGGCTATCCACGACTAACTTCGGAAAAATTGGGcaccgaataatggagagtgaagacgacctccttcgacatcccttcgactatgatgaagactatctacgactagctttgactactctcgattacctatgactaacatgccgacctactacgacctagtatgactaaacctacaagtaaaaaaaagtctcgatttttttccatggcgactttttcttactcgcgggcattttttaacatattgaaaaaaacggcatgacctagctgaggtcttgagtacgcggagaccactctcgagcatgaaggagagttacgaagacctcctacgacctcgtgtcgaccatgctacgagaatgagtcaagagcaaacccgccagaactcgcggattaggtcgcctaagtatgacaggccctttatgcactTCAGTAAAGTTCCAAAGATCAGTGCTGTGATACTTGCATttgcaatatatatcaatgatataTCAG
It contains:
- the LOC129706104 gene encoding uncharacterized protein LOC129706104, giving the protein MDEYGPRLRKLEGKKALRAIEGQQTCAYDQLKKDFNIQSDEEDEPPYLPSAKIFAEMLEMRKVQRQYAETIKELDKKVADLRKDLACRFISGERRKELGDALEAQIAHRKEARTTLFEIMAKQVEMAERKKQLEAQEAVELVEKQENWGAPFIGPLNRPEPNILGPTRPMLRKRPVPPVVPPPQPAGATGGVEPTPPVSPKLHPFRMPSLKRLMEQGYLPKERKYN